In one Primulina tabacum isolate GXHZ01 unplaced genomic scaffold, ASM2559414v2 Contig687, whole genome shotgun sequence genomic region, the following are encoded:
- the LOC142534803 gene encoding protein FAR-RED IMPAIRED RESPONSE 1-like produces MVNAGISVSNAVSFMENEACEPQNLGFIRKDAYDHMSRLKKHTKVENGDATALIQYFINKANKDNYFYWNVQLDDDDRVMNFFFRDYRCENVLFGLAFMSDETQNSFECLFATFLDSMNGRQPQTIFSDQCQAMMNAIETIFPLSHHHLCQWHINQNAPSHFGSLNGDSAFKGLWYKCMNHCDSEDEFESTWKYMIETYDLDGHKWLNDKYKLKKRWSTAFMNGRFSAGLLATSRSEVTDMVLKKAGNKMSSLYEFVLNYAKIQNNWREREKTEDTRCRHGNPAQILKNHPLLINASNVYTICHKFETMGILCKHALMVFNCMDVTVIPECYILKRWMKNVRNRVTFDFDESGRGGASHVSEMVFVNEIMRSTYDLTQLSKSHEEARKILYGLVDTTKDEISNLVSKLSVDDETQCDDIRSYGVCIGNPLTAKAKGVTNVNITRQWILRAKKEKEKERRKQKFQVSFGIERAKKEKEKERRKQKFQVSFHIFN; encoded by the exons ATGGTAAATGCTGGAATATCCGTCTCTAATGCTGTTTCTTTTATGGAAAATGAAGCATGTGAGCCACAAAATTTAGGTTTTATTAGAAAGGATGCATATGACCATATGAGTCGGTTGAAAAAACATACCAAAGTTGAGAATGGAGATGCCACTGCACTAattcaatattttataaataaggcTAATAAGGATAATTATTTTTACTGGAATGTTCAATTGGATGATGATGATAGGGTGATGAACTTTTTCTTTAGGGACTATAGATGCGAG AATGTATTGTTTGGCTTGGCCTTTATGTCAGATGAAACTCAAAATTCTTTTGAATGCTTGTTTGCAACATTTCTTGATTCTATGAATGGACGGCAACCACAAACTATCTTTTCAGACCAATGTCAAGCCATGATGAATGCCATAGAAACAATTTTTCCACTTTCACATCATCATTTATGTCAATGGCATATAAATCAAAATGCTCCTTCACATTTTGGGAGTTTAAATGGTGATTCTGCTTTTAAAGGATTGTGGTATAAATGCATGAATCATTGTGATTCTGAAGATGAATTTGAGAGCACATGGAAATATATGATTGAAACATATGATTTGGATGGTCATAAATGGTTGAATGATAAGTACAAGCTTAAGAAGAGATGGTCTACTGCTTTTATGAATGGAAGGTTTAGTGCGGGACTTTTGGCTACTTCGAGAAGTGAAGTCACGGATATGGTTTTAAAAAAGGCAGGTAACAAAATGAGTTCTTTGTATGAATTTGTGCTAAATTATGCAAAGATTCAAAATAACTGGCGGGAAAGGGAGAAGACTGAAGATACTCGTTGTCGCCATGGTAATCCTGCACAGATTTTGAAAAACCATCCATTGTTGATTAATGCTTCTAATGTTTATACGAT TTGTCATAAGTTTGAGACAATGGGGATTTTGTGTAAGCATGCTTTGATGGTATTTAATTGTATGGATGTCACTGTTATACCTGAATGTTATATTTTGAAGAGGTGGATGAAGAATGTAAGAAATAGAGTTACATTTGACTTTGATGAAAGTGGAAGGGGTGGTGCTAGTCATGTATCTGAAATGGTGTTTGTCAATGAAATAATGAGATCAACCTATGATCTAACTCAACTGAGCAAATCTCATGAGGAGGCAAGAAAAATCTTATATGGATTGGTTGACACTACAAAAGATGAAATCTCTAACCTTGTATCAAAGTTAAGTGTAGATGATGAGACACAATGTGATGACATTCGAAGTTATGGAGTTTGCATAGGTAACCCACTTACTGCTAAAGCCAAAGGAGTTACTAATGTTAATATTACACGACAATGGATACTAAGagcaaaaaaagaaaaggaaaaagaaaggagGAAACAGAAGTTTCAAGTAAGTTTTGGGATAGAAAGagcaaaaaaagaaaaggaaaaagaaaggagAAAACAGAAGTTTCAAGTaagttttcatattttcaattaA